The following proteins are co-located in the Choristoneura fumiferana chromosome 23, NRCan_CFum_1, whole genome shotgun sequence genome:
- the LOC141440782 gene encoding uncharacterized protein, with amino-acid sequence MCLAKGETSPQEVSPPRSPWAKLLNRQNSKPRLPRKVASSTRVNLNKCWSKLGELISNNSPRADLPSQKTAYPEPIIVPFSEFFYPLDPVKPIPVEDNDNAANQNIINTNRFELISEDPEISDNMANEVREICYAASKHNCVVCNLI; translated from the exons ATGTGTTTAGCTAAGGGTGAGACTTCACCGCAGGAGGTGTCGCCGCCAAGGTCGCCTTGGGCAAAGCTTCTGAACCGACAG AACTCAAAACCAAGGCTGCCTCGTAAAGTGGCAAGTTCCACGCGTGTGAATCTTAACAAGTGCTGGTCGAAGCTTGGGGAGCTGATCTCCAACAACTCGCCGCGCGCTGATCTGCCATCGCAAAAGACTGCATACCCGGAACCTATCATAGTACCTTTCTCCGAATTCTTTTATCCATTGGACCCAGTGAAACCGATTCCAGTGGAAGACAACGACAACGCTGCAAACCAGAACATCATCAACACAAATCGTTTCGAGCTCATTTCTGAAGATCCAGAAATCAGTGACAACATGGCCAACGAAGTTCGAGAAATCTGCTACGCGGCCTCCAAACACAACTGTGTCGTATGTAACCTGATTTGA